The Chloroflexota bacterium genome includes a window with the following:
- a CDS encoding DUF3795 domain-containing protein, which yields MIAYCGIVCTECPAFEATQKNDDAKRKNVAEMWSKQYNMAIKPEDINCDGCKSDSKRIINYCYVCGIRKCGKEKGVENCAYCDEYACEKLTKFWGMAPHAKASLEKIRKSK from the coding sequence ATGATTGCCTACTGTGGAATAGTCTGCACTGAATGCCCGGCATTTGAGGCGACTCAGAAAAACGATGACGCCAAAAGGAAGAATGTCGCCGAGATGTGGTCTAAGCAGTACAACATGGCCATCAAACCAGAGGACATTAACTGCGATGGCTGCAAGTCCGACAGCAAAAGAATCATCAATTACTGCTATGTTTGCGGGATAAGGAAGTGCGGCAAGGAAAAGGGTGTCGAGAACTGCGCCTACTGCGATGAATATGCCTGTGAAAAGCTGACCAAATTCTGGGGCATGGCACCCCATGCTAAGGCATCTCTCGAAAAAATCAGGAAAAGCAAATAA
- a CDS encoding glucose 1-dehydrogenase, which translates to MLRLKDKVAIVSGAGSIRPGMGNGKTTAILFAREGAKVIAVDKNLEAAEETVRLIVGEGGEARAIQADVTREAEAKKVIDATVSTYGKLDILFNNVGIGLGGSGLKVTEEEWDAIMDTNLKSILFMCKYAVPEMRKVGGGAIVNNASMAAFYSHRIYAYATSKAGVMALTRSLAVGMAKDNIRVNCVAPGYIDTPMVQAIMNEKRERSIEERVPMRRHGKAEEVAYAVLFLASDEASFITGQTICIDGGMSAT; encoded by the coding sequence ATGTTGAGATTAAAAGATAAGGTGGCAATTGTATCGGGCGCCGGCTCCATAAGGCCTGGTATGGGGAACGGGAAGACAACCGCCATCTTATTTGCCAGGGAGGGAGCAAAGGTAATCGCCGTGGACAAGAATCTTGAAGCGGCTGAAGAAACGGTCAGATTAATTGTTGGAGAAGGTGGTGAGGCAAGGGCAATACAGGCCGATGTGACCAGGGAAGCGGAGGCTAAAAAAGTTATCGATGCAACGGTGTCTACTTATGGCAAGCTGGATATACTGTTTAATAATGTAGGTATCGGCCTGGGTGGTAGCGGCCTTAAGGTGACCGAGGAAGAATGGGATGCTATCATGGATACAAACCTCAAAAGTATACTCTTTATGTGCAAATATGCCGTGCCGGAGATGAGGAAAGTTGGCGGTGGAGCCATCGTTAATAATGCATCTATGGCAGCATTTTACAGTCACCGCATCTATGCCTACGCTACTTCAAAAGCCGGTGTTATGGCATTGACCAGGTCTCTAGCAGTGGGAATGGCGAAGGATAACATCAGGGTGAACTGCGTGGCGCCCGGCTATATAGACACTCCAATGGTTCAAGCTATTATGAACGAGAAGCGTGAGCGTAGTATTGAAGAACGCGTTCCAATGCGCAGACACGGTAAAGCTGAGGAAGTAGCCTATGCCGTCCTTTTCCTGGCATCAGACGAAGCTTCTTTCATAACCGGGCAAACTATCTGCATTGACGGCGGCATGTCGGCGACGTGA
- a CDS encoding DUF4349 domain-containing protein — MNRLAKIVIPVLLILGLVLAAGCAAKQSPIPPPAPSAERVFPAAGGISKNYAYEAASSYAPTESEGADIDRRLVKTGYMTLEVNDITEAITGVTRVAKELDGYVVSSNKQGDKDITYGRISIRVPSDRFDEAFEKLRKLAVKVTNESTDSQDVTEEYTDLQAQLRNLEATEAQYLELLKKAETVEDTLKVYQQLSNVRQEIERIKGRIQYLERTSDMALIEVSLQKTKPIDGTGWSALETLKSAIRGLATFGKALANIAIWLVIFSPVWIIILVVVLYFTRWRKAKAKLSKR, encoded by the coding sequence ATGAACAGGCTAGCTAAAATCGTCATACCTGTACTTCTAATCCTGGGGCTGGTACTGGCTGCAGGCTGTGCAGCCAAACAAAGTCCAATACCGCCACCAGCACCATCGGCAGAGAGAGTGTTTCCAGCGGCAGGAGGAATATCTAAGAATTACGCCTATGAAGCTGCATCAAGCTATGCTCCCACTGAATCTGAAGGGGCAGATATAGACCGCAGACTGGTGAAGACTGGCTATATGACGCTGGAGGTGAACGATATAACCGAGGCTATTACTGGCGTCACCAGAGTTGCCAAAGAATTAGATGGCTATGTAGTCTCCTCCAATAAGCAAGGAGATAAAGACATAACCTATGGCAGAATTTCGATTCGAGTACCGTCTGACCGCTTCGATGAAGCTTTCGAGAAACTCCGCAAACTAGCAGTCAAGGTGACTAACGAGAGCACCGACAGTCAAGACGTAACTGAAGAGTACACCGACCTGCAGGCTCAGCTTCGCAACCTGGAAGCAACCGAAGCCCAATATCTGGAACTGCTCAAGAAAGCCGAGACGGTGGAAGACACACTAAAGGTGTACCAGCAACTCTCCAACGTGCGACAGGAAATCGAACGGATTAAGGGGCGCATTCAGTATCTGGAGCGCACCTCGGACATGGCGCTTATCGAGGTAAGTTTACAGAAAACAAAGCCCATAGACGGAACCGGCTGGAGCGCTCTGGAGACCCTCAAATCGGCGATTCGTGGCCTGGCTACCTTTGGCAAGGCATTAGCTAACATAGCTATCTGGCTGGTGATATTCAGCCCTGTTTGGATTATCATCCTGGTTGTGGTACTCTATTTCACGCGATGGCGCAAGGCGAAAGCCAAGCTTTCTAAAAGATAA